Part of the Candidatus Methylomirabilota bacterium genome, GGATGGTCTCGCTGCGATCGGTGAACGGCCGCGGGGTGCGGCGGTGCACGTAGAGCAGCCCCTCCACCCGGCCGTCCACCATGATCGGCACGATCATGGTCGCCACCAGGCCCTCGGTCTCGATCATCGCCGCGTCCTCGACGCTGCGCGGGTCCCTGGCCATGTTCTCGCTGCGGAACGATTCGCCCGACTCGAGCACGAGCCCGCCCGCGCCCTTGCCCGGGTCGACGACCATCCGCTCCGGCGCACCGCGGTATTCACCGGCCCGGTGGCGCATCACCATGGCTCCGCTCTCCGGCTCGCGCAGGGCCACGCCCGTCAGGTCACAGCCGCACAGCTCCTTGGCTCCGTCCACCACGCGCTGGAGCACGGTGGACACGTCGCTGGCCGCGTTGATCGAGCGGGCCAGCTCGGCGAGCACCTCGGCCTCGCGGCGGCGGCGGCCCGCCTCGACGAAGAGGGCCGCGTTGTCCACCGCGACGGTCGACTGGATCGCCAGGCTCTCGAGGGCGGCCAGGTCGTCGAGGGTGAACGGCGCGCCGTCCGCCCCGCGGACCACCACGATCACCCCGAGCACGCGCTCGCGGCTGGTGAGCGGCTGGGCCATCGCGTGATGCACGCCCATCTCCACTACGGGGCGGAGCGCGTAGCTGGACCGCGGATAGTCGTTGGCCAGGAGCCCCCGGCGCGCCGCCGCGCAGCTCGCCACCAGCCCGCCCTCCAGGGGAAACGGGGCCTGGCTCGCCGGCTCGGTCCGGCTCCACGCGCGATGGTCCGGGGCCTGGCTCTCCTCGTCGACCAGATACGCGAAGGCCTGCCCGCCGAACAGGCGGCCCGCGCGCTGGACGATCGTGGCGAGCAGCCGATCGAGGTCCAGCTCCGCGCTCACATCGCGCTGGACCGCGGACAGGCTCTCGAGCTGCTCGCGGCGCGACGTCTCCAGCGCGAACAGCCGCGCGTTCTCCAGGGCGATGGCGGCCTGATTGCCGAAGTCCTGCAGCCGCCGGATCTCCTCCTCACGGAAGGTGCGCCCGGTGACGTCGCCCACCGCGAGCACCCCGGTGATGCGGCCGCCGATCCGCAGCGGCACCGCCAGCACCGAGCCGTGCCCGGCGCGCTGGATCCGCTCGCGCATCTCCGGCCCGAGGGTGAGGCGCGGATCGGCCAGGATGTCCGGGCTCGCCACCGCGGCCCCTTCGCGCACCGCGAGACCGGCGACCGACTCGTCGCCGGAGATGCTGGTGCCGGGCGCGAAGGAGTCGCCGGAGCCGGTGGCCGCCACCGCCACCAGTCGACCGGAGGACTCGCGCTCCCACAGCACCGCCAGCCTTCCGCCCAGCAATGCGCGGATGTTCTCGACGATGTAGCGGCCGACGCCCTCGACGTCGAGCGACTGCACGAGAGCCTGGCCCACCGCGGAGAGCGCGTCCGCGTCGCGGCGCGCCGCCTGCTCGCTCGCCACGACCTGGGCCTGCTCGCGCTCGATGGCACGCCGGTCGGTGAGATCGCGCAGGACCAGCACCGCGCCGATGGTCTCGCCGTCGTGGTGGCGCACCGGAGCGACGCTGCCGTCCACGAGTCGGTCCTGCCCGTCGGGGCGGCGCAGCACCGTGCCCGCGGGCAGCGCGACGACCGTGTTCTCGCGGACGACCCGCCGCATCGGACTCGCCACCGGCTCGCGCGTCTGCTCGTCCAGCAGCGAGACCACGTCGGCCAGCGCCCGCCCGCGGACCGCCGCCTCCGCGCAGGCGGTCAGACGCTGCGCCGCCGAGTTCATGAACGTGACGCGGCCGGCCCGATCGGTCACGATGACGCCGTCGCCGATGCTGGCCAGGGTGACCGCCAGCTCCTCGCGCTGATCCCGCACCCGCTCGTCGGCGCGTCGCTGACCCGCGGCCAGCATCGCGACCGCGACCGCCACCACCGCGAAGAGCAGCACCCGCACGATGTCGTCCTGGTACGGCGGCTCGAAGAAGGCCGACTGGCCCGCCGCGGCCACCGCAGTGGCGACGAGGCCCGGACCGAGTCCCCCGTACCAGGCGCCGAGCACCACCGCGGCGAGGAGGAGGAACAGCTGGGAGCGCTCGGCCAGCGGCAGGACGTACAAGGTGATGGTGAGGGCGATGGCGACCGCCAGGACGGCGGCGCCGTACGACCAGACAGCCTTCGATCGTGAAGTCGGCACGTGCGGTGGGCGTATGATGCCCGGAGGATCGCTCAAGAGCAATGCGCATGCCGGGCGCTTTCGACACGGGGATTCGCGGGGATTCGGGCTGGTTTGCGCCGCGAGGACCGCGCGGGACGGCCACGGCTGGTCGTTCTGACCCGGTAACCGCTTCCGCGTCCAGACGTGTGGACCGCCGTGCGTGATCTCGTCTGGCTCGTGGTCGCGGTGGTGGCCGGGGCACTGGCGGTCGTGGGCTGGGTGGCCCGGGAGCGCTGGGTGATGAAGCGCCGCCGGCGGCGCTGAGACCTGGGGCGACGGCGGAGCCCCGCGACGCCGCTTGCGCCTTGCGCGGCGCGGCGTGCGCCGGTAGCCTACCCGCGGCCACCAGGACACACGCCAAGGAGACCGCATGGGGAGCGACACGACGCGAATCGGCATCATCGGAGCGGGCGCCATCGGCTGTGTGGTGGGCGGATTGCTCGCGCGGGCCGGCCACGATGTGACCCTGGTTGATCCGTGGCCCGAGCACGTGGAGCAGATCAAGACGGCGGGGCTCCGGCTCTCCGGCAGCTGCGGCGAGCATCTGGTGCCGATGCCCGCGCTCCACCTGCACGAGCTGGCCACGGTGCGCGAGCCGTTCGAGGTCGTCCTCGTGGCGGTGAAGTCGTACGACACCGAGTGGGCCACCCAGATCGCGGTGGATCACCTGCGACGACCCGACGGCGTGGTGGTGGATTTCCAGAACGGCATCAACGATCATCGCGTGGCCGCGGTGGCCGGCCGCGACCGCACGCTCGGCTGCGTGATCCTGATCAGCGCCGGCATGTACGAGCCGGCTCACGCCATCCGCACCGATCGGGGCAGCGCCGCCTTCAAGATCGGCGAGCACGACGGCCGCGACACGCCGCGGGCCCGGCGCATCGCCGCGCTCATGAGCGAGGTCGCGCCGGCGGTGGTGACGACCAACCTCTGGGGCGAGCGCTGGTCCAAGCTCGCGCTCAACTGCATGCTCAACCCGCTCGCCGGGCTCAGCGGCCTCGGCACCGCCGAGGTCCGCTCCGAGCCGCTGACCCGGCGGCTGGCCGCGCACCTCGGAGCCGAGGTGGTGCGGGTGGGCCACGCGCTCGGGCACCGCATCGAGCCCATCCTGGGCATCGCGGTCGAGCGCTTCGCGGCGGCGACCGACTCCGGCGCCATCGACATCCTGGGCAAGGACATCGCGGCCGACGCGATGAGCCGGACCGGCGGCCGGCCCTCGATGCTCCAGGACGTGATGAAGGGCCGGCGCACCGAGATCGACTACCTGAACGGCCTCGTCGCCGCGGAGGGCCGCGGAGCCGGCGTGCCCACCCCGTTCAACGACGCGGTGGTGGCCGCCTTCCACGCGCACGCGGTGGGCGCGCTGCGGCCCGATCTCCGCAACCTCGACCCGCTGGTCCGCCTGCTGCCCTAGCGCCGCGCGCGACCGCGTGGAGCTGCTGTTCGTTCTGGGCGTCGGCCTCGCCGCCGGCACCATCAGCGGCATCGTGGGCTTCGGCTCCTCGATCATGCTGATGCCGGTGCTCGTGATCGTGTTCGGCCCGCTCCACGCGGTGCCGATCATGGCCATCGCGGCGATCCTGGCCAACTGCTCGCGCGTGGTCATCTGGTGGCGCCAGGTGGACTGGCGCGCGGTGGCCGCCTACTCCATCACCGGCGTGCCGGCGGCCGCGCTCGGCGCGCGCACCCTGCTCGTGCTGCCGCCGCGGCTCATCGAGGGCGCGCTCGGCTTCTTCTTCCTCGCGATGATCCCGGCGCGGCGCTGGCTCGCCGCCCGCGGATTCGCGCTGCGGCTCTGGCACCTCGTGATCATCGGCGCGGTGGTGGGCTTTCTCACCGGCATCGTCGTCACCACCGGGCCGATCACCGCGCCGATCTTCCTGGCCTATGGCCTCGTGAAGGGCGCGTTCATCGCCTCCGAGGCCGCGGGCTCGCTCGCGGTCTATCTGAGCAAGGCCGCGGTGTTCCGCCGCTTCGGCGCCCTGCCCCTCGAGGTGATCACGCAGGGGCTCATCACCGGCGCCGCGCTCATGGTCGGCGCCTGGATCGCCAAGGGCTTCGTGCTCCGCCTCCACCCCGACCGCTTTCGCCTGCTGATGGACGGCCTGATGCTCCTCTCCGGCCTCACCATGCTCTGGACCGCATTCAGATGATGGGGTCAGGTCTTGCATTACGACATTTCCGCCTCACGCGTCGCTTCGGCTGTGGCGAAGAAATGTCGTAATGCAAGACCTGACCCCGCAGTCAGCCGCTTCGGCTCGGGCGAAGAAATGTCGTAATGCAAGACCTGACCCCGCTACTCGAGCTCGGCGTTGTGCTCGCCGATGCGGGGAGGGGCGCGGCGGATGGGCGGGCGCTGGCCGTCGAAGGACAGCGGCAGCGCGACCACGTCGTAGTCGTCACCGGGCAGGCGCTGGATGATGCCGATGGCTTCGGCCTGCGGCTGGGCCACCGCCTCGGGCAGCGAGTGGATGGGGCCACAGGGCACGCCGCCGGCCTCCAGCAGGTCGATCCACTCGCCCTTCGTACGCGTGCGGAAGATCGCCTCCAGCTCGGCCAGCAGGGCGGGCTTGTTGGCCACCCGGGCCGCGTTGGTGGCGAAGCGCTCCTCCTTGGCCCACTCGGGATGGCCGACGACGGCGGCCAGCTTGGCGAACAGGCGATCGTTGCCGGCGGCCACGATCATGGTGCCGGTCTTGGTCTCGAAGCCCTGGAAGGGCACCACGCGCTGGCTGCCGGTGCGATGCCGCTCCGGCACCTCGCCGGAGGCGCGATAGCTCGCGAAGTGCCCCTTGAGCCACGCGAGCCCGGTCTCGTAGAGCGAGGCGTCGACCACGCAGCCGCGCCCGGTGCGCTGACGCTGCACGAGCGCGGCGAGCGCGCCCATCGCCGTCCACATGCCGGTGCCGTAGTCGAGGATCGACGTGCCGATCCGCGTCGGCGGCCCGCCCTCGTCCCCGTTCATCATCATGAGGCCGGAGAAGGCCTGCACCATCGGCTCGAATCCCGGCTTCAGCCTGAGCGGCCCGGTGCGTCCGAACGCCCACACCGAGCAGTAGATGAGTCGCGGATGCCGCGCCAGCAGCGTGTCGGGGCCGAGGCCCATCTCCTCGAGCGAGCCCGGCCGCAGATTCTGGACCAGCACGTCGGCGCTGCCGAGAAACTCGAGCAGCCAGGCCACCGCAGCGGGGTCTTTCAGGTCGAGGCTGATCCCGCGCTTGTTGGCGTTGACCGCGAGGAACCCGGGCGACACGCCCTTCCAGAACGGCGGCCCCCACTTCCGCGCGTCGTCGCCCTCCGGGCGCTCCACCTTGATGACGTCGGCGCCCATGTGGGCCAGGATCTCGGCGGCCATCGGCCCGGCCAGATTCTGCGCGACCTCGACGACGCGGATGCCCTCGAGCGGCAGCATCGGCGCCGCGCTCATGCGTTCGCCGCGATCGGATCGAGCATCACCGGCTCGAAGCGATGGCCGTCGCCGTCGCGCACGATCCGTCCGGGATGCGGGAAGTGGGAGGGCAGCACCAGCTCGCCGGAAGCGGCGTGGCGCTCGACGAACGCCTTGCGGGTCGCGGCGGCCTGCCGGGCGTCGTAGCAGAAGATGCTGCTCCACTGCGGCTCGGCCACCTGCACCACCCGGTGCATCAGGTCGCCGGAGAAGACCGCGTCGCCCGCGCTGGTGTGCACGCGCACGCCGACGTGCTCCGGGGTGTGGCCGATCCACGGCTCGTAGGAGAGCCACGGGTCGATCCGGTAGGTCCCGTTCACCATCACCGCCTGCCCCGCCTCCACCACCGGCACCACGCTGTCCGCGATGCAGCCGGACTTCTCGCGTCCCGCTTCGTGCTCGTGCTTCCAGAACTCCCACTCGCCGCCCGGGACGACGTACTTCGCCTTCGGGAACGTGGGCACCCACCGGCCCTTCACCAGCCGCGTGTTCCAGCCCACGTGGTCCACGTGCAGATGCGTGCACAGGACCAGGTCCACCTGCTCGGGGGTGACGCCGGCCGCGCCCAGATCGTCGAGATAGCCGCCACTGCGCTGGTTCCACAGCGTGGTCTCGTGGCGCTCCTTGTCGTTGCCGACCCCGGTGTCCACCAGCACGGTGTGCTGCGGGGTGCGCACGATCCAGGTCTGGATGCGCGAGCCGAGATCGCCGGTGACGTCGTCCCAGAAGTGCGGCTTCATCCACCGGTGGTGCTGCGCGACGCGGCCGGCGTCGGACTCCGGCAGCATCTGGGCGGTGGGGAACGCGGACCGGCCGATCTCGACGATGCGCGAGATCGAGACTTCCCCGAGCGTGAGCGTGTGCATGACCGTCTCCTGGCGTGCGGTGGCTAGCGTGCCGTCATGTGCGGCCAGAGCGCGTCGGGGCCGCGCGCCGCGACCGCGCGGCCGAGGGCCACCGACCAGTGGCTCTCGGCCCCGAACTCCGCGCGCCACGACCAGAGGCGGCGGGTGACGAAGTGCAGCGAGTGCTCGTAGGTGAAGCCGATGGCCCCGTGGGCCTGGTGCGCGATGCCCGCGCCGAGGCCGGCCGCCTCCCCGGTGCGCACCTTGGCCACCGCGATCTCGAACGACGGGTCGCCGCCCTCACCGGTGCGGTCGACCACGTGGAACGCCTGTTGCGCGGCCATCGCCGCCGCCGCGGTGTGACCGGCGAGCAGCGCGAGGTTCTGCTGGATGGCCTGGAAGGCGGCCAGCGGCCGGCCGAACTGCTTGCGCTCGGTCACGTACTTCACCGACTGGGCGAGCAGGAACTCGAGACCGCCCGCCATCTGCGCCGCGCGCACCAGCGC contains:
- a CDS encoding CoA transferase — encoded protein: MSAAPMLPLEGIRVVEVAQNLAGPMAAEILAHMGADVIKVERPEGDDARKWGPPFWKGVSPGFLAVNANKRGISLDLKDPAAVAWLLEFLGSADVLVQNLRPGSLEEMGLGPDTLLARHPRLIYCSVWAFGRTGPLRLKPGFEPMVQAFSGLMMMNGDEGGPPTRIGTSILDYGTGMWTAMGALAALVQRQRTGRGCVVDASLYETGLAWLKGHFASYRASGEVPERHRTGSQRVVPFQGFETKTGTMIVAAGNDRLFAKLAAVVGHPEWAKEERFATNAARVANKPALLAELEAIFRTRTKGEWIDLLEAGGVPCGPIHSLPEAVAQPQAEAIGIIQRLPGDDYDVVALPLSFDGQRPPIRRAPPRIGEHNAELE
- a CDS encoding MBL fold metallo-hydrolase; the encoded protein is MHTLTLGEVSISRIVEIGRSAFPTAQMLPESDAGRVAQHHRWMKPHFWDDVTGDLGSRIQTWIVRTPQHTVLVDTGVGNDKERHETTLWNQRSGGYLDDLGAAGVTPEQVDLVLCTHLHVDHVGWNTRLVKGRWVPTFPKAKYVVPGGEWEFWKHEHEAGREKSGCIADSVVPVVEAGQAVMVNGTYRIDPWLSYEPWIGHTPEHVGVRVHTSAGDAVFSGDLMHRVVQVAEPQWSSIFCYDARQAAATRKAFVERHAASGELVLPSHFPHPGRIVRDGDGHRFEPVMLDPIAANA
- a CDS encoding GAF domain-containing protein codes for the protein MPTSRSKAVWSYGAAVLAVAIALTITLYVLPLAERSQLFLLLAAVVLGAWYGGLGPGLVATAVAAAGQSAFFEPPYQDDIVRVLLFAVVAVAVAMLAAGQRRADERVRDQREELAVTLASIGDGVIVTDRAGRVTFMNSAAQRLTACAEAAVRGRALADVVSLLDEQTREPVASPMRRVVRENTVVALPAGTVLRRPDGQDRLVDGSVAPVRHHDGETIGAVLVLRDLTDRRAIEREQAQVVASEQAARRDADALSAVGQALVQSLDVEGVGRYIVENIRALLGGRLAVLWERESSGRLVAVAATGSGDSFAPGTSISGDESVAGLAVREGAAVASPDILADPRLTLGPEMRERIQRAGHGSVLAVPLRIGGRITGVLAVGDVTGRTFREEEIRRLQDFGNQAAIALENARLFALETSRREQLESLSAVQRDVSAELDLDRLLATIVQRAGRLFGGQAFAYLVDEESQAPDHRAWSRTEPASQAPFPLEGGLVASCAAARRGLLANDYPRSSYALRPVVEMGVHHAMAQPLTSRERVLGVIVVVRGADGAPFTLDDLAALESLAIQSTVAVDNAALFVEAGRRRREAEVLAELARSINAASDVSTVLQRVVDGAKELCGCDLTGVALREPESGAMVMRHRAGEYRGAPERMVVDPGKGAGGLVLESGESFRSENMARDPRSVEDAAMIETEGLVATMIVPIMVDGRVEGLLYVHRRTPRPFTDRSETILRQLAEYVSIAIHNMQMLAHEHQMRAEAEGASRMKDEFLATLSHELRSPLQPLLNWAYLLRSPNLDPASAERALDAIERSTKTLGQLIEDLLDVSRIVTGKLRLQARPVRLPGVIRAAMEAVEAAALAKGVSLDTRIDPEVAAVLGDPDRMQQVLWNLLSNAIKFTPRGGRVTVGLMARNSDVLITVADTGVGIKREFLPHVFERFRQAESSTNRGYGGLGLGLAIVRHLVELHGGSVVVESDGEGQGATFIVRLPVAVAARAPVERPVAVHTDAPVDGSLSGLRILVVDDEADAREVMRFMLERGGAHVRTADSAAQALDALRDERPDVLISDIGMPIEDGYVMVRRLRAMEESLGCRTPAIALTAYASDEDARRAHTAGFDAHLSKPVDPARLIETAAALAGGRRGAV
- a CDS encoding sulfite exporter TauE/SafE family protein; this translates as MELLFVLGVGLAAGTISGIVGFGSSIMLMPVLVIVFGPLHAVPIMAIAAILANCSRVVIWWRQVDWRAVAAYSITGVPAAALGARTLLVLPPRLIEGALGFFFLAMIPARRWLAARGFALRLWHLVIIGAVVGFLTGIVVTTGPITAPIFLAYGLVKGAFIASEAAGSLAVYLSKAAVFRRFGALPLEVITQGLITGAALMVGAWIAKGFVLRLHPDRFRLLMDGLMLLSGLTMLWTAFR
- a CDS encoding 2-dehydropantoate 2-reductase; translation: MGSDTTRIGIIGAGAIGCVVGGLLARAGHDVTLVDPWPEHVEQIKTAGLRLSGSCGEHLVPMPALHLHELATVREPFEVVLVAVKSYDTEWATQIAVDHLRRPDGVVVDFQNGINDHRVAAVAGRDRTLGCVILISAGMYEPAHAIRTDRGSAAFKIGEHDGRDTPRARRIAALMSEVAPAVVTTNLWGERWSKLALNCMLNPLAGLSGLGTAEVRSEPLTRRLAAHLGAEVVRVGHALGHRIEPILGIAVERFAAATDSGAIDILGKDIAADAMSRTGGRPSMLQDVMKGRRTEIDYLNGLVAAEGRGAGVPTPFNDAVVAAFHAHAVGALRPDLRNLDPLVRLLP